A portion of the Paenibacillus sp. PvR098 genome contains these proteins:
- a CDS encoding S-layer homology domain-containing protein, translating to MMKKSLIFTVLMSMLATGCSVQTYTVVNAAAPIALKDIDNHWAKDSITRAIEKGYVDGYEDATFRPDQTITRAEFIKMAVTAQGIAKGEAGKEWYQEYVNAALQGSIHNEKDFKEYTSSISRLEMARISLRSLDKNQIGESDDQKLIYDTVKLGLMQGMQGGELALDQTTTRAQAVTIIERILSVQKGEKLPVDKTALSYAEIDYRHSNIETMTGMTPTNLPITHEVSGVTMTVKQVIVVDMTDPNSAYYDYFRSRGATKEYRAEEKYPITEDYFIAIRLAITNKEERSDAENVSLRFIADMGGFYSAALRSDIAPVIDYSKLGTVEGWYCFAKKKEKVEAEIKQYKSFPLYLTTTTSGADFIFSK from the coding sequence ATGATGAAAAAATCACTAATTTTTACGGTACTGATGTCCATGCTCGCAACCGGCTGTTCGGTTCAAACCTATACTGTGGTCAATGCAGCCGCACCGATTGCTCTGAAAGATATAGATAACCACTGGGCCAAAGATAGCATCACCAGAGCTATAGAAAAGGGCTACGTCGATGGTTATGAGGATGCAACGTTTCGTCCCGATCAAACCATTACCCGAGCCGAGTTTATTAAAATGGCCGTTACCGCTCAAGGGATCGCTAAAGGGGAGGCCGGTAAAGAGTGGTATCAAGAGTATGTAAACGCGGCACTGCAAGGCAGCATACATAACGAAAAAGATTTCAAAGAATACACTTCGTCGATTTCCCGGTTGGAAATGGCCCGCATCTCTCTGCGGTCTTTGGATAAAAACCAGATCGGAGAATCCGATGATCAAAAGCTGATTTACGATACGGTGAAGCTAGGCTTGATGCAGGGGATGCAGGGCGGGGAATTGGCCTTGGATCAAACTACCACTCGTGCGCAGGCAGTAACAATCATCGAGCGAATTTTGTCGGTACAGAAGGGTGAAAAGCTTCCGGTTGATAAAACTGCACTGAGTTATGCGGAAATTGACTATCGTCACAGCAACATTGAAACGATGACGGGGATGACGCCTACTAATTTGCCTATCACTCACGAAGTCAGCGGAGTTACGATGACGGTGAAGCAGGTAATCGTTGTCGATATGACTGATCCAAACAGCGCTTATTATGATTACTTTAGGTCGCGAGGGGCAACTAAAGAATATCGTGCAGAAGAAAAATATCCGATAACGGAAGACTATTTCATTGCTATTCGTTTGGCCATCACCAATAAGGAAGAACGATCAGATGCTGAGAACGTGTCGTTGAGATTTATTGCAGATATGGGAGGTTTTTATAGTGCTGCTTTGAGGAGCGACATTGCACCTGTAATTGATTATTCGAAACTGGGTACTGTTGAGGGATGGTATTGCTTTGCGAAGAAAAAGGAAAAAGTAGAAGCAGAAATTAAGCAGTATAAAAGTTTTCCATTATACCTTACTACGACAACAAGTGGAGCTGATTTCATCTTCTCTAAATAA
- a CDS encoding CARDB domain-containing protein, which produces MPNGKIIESEKIDKNTIEIYDAGPVDDYENRPNPFYWGKSKKELGKGDVKVRMHLSNDLRQASTQEFFDGDYYINPSSLVPPYGHDRNYLMGVRTFWKALTYTYEGYVEIEYDLSKPDLVAQDIKSLNGQPEIGVPATLQLTIGSQGKAVKPDDAFVVKVFLRNATQLYSHTFRGSDFSGSLTISDTFIYTFPSVQPQEFILHVDYYNQIAEENENNNKKNVTITPGFGIKGKFNLTPSTIKYREPFTLTPRDFEIPAGCTYNGHYYKIARTNGDWWITPKVMGEMTSSTHSYPAYRDYILVGENRITLKISTNCGDTDWIDEKPLNVIEDPNNEPPVFTAGWFYDGDRRSVQPPPYFVVGDMVNVRIINEPNATPPRPYDPDNDPIFYQWHFFTNTDPWIKKVGEILRGQYGNVLNDEHYGRILADEAGEFFVQVTGSDGRGGETTRSAWMSVLEPNPIPVCSVPAKVKENRPVPVGSIHANKSWSPPNRSIDHAKDVWTNKLDRYPNGTLQDVIATVTLEKVTDSSGLESKSTSTCSILVHPDFPPIAKIPVPSVGIRNQKIHVPNQSYSPDGDIVVFMSYKYKYDSNNNGFADDTWQLLTGSMNGFDFTPMKVGRYLFYAYACEDYGKCGDTREQPEASLMLDVLNDAPEVSFTVDGKNQQPDLNPPQAFPASTILSRWSLFHVNSNQSLSNRSYAWSIKNGVLSAGAGKGMEKQYEYWNSQAQNNSTSGPYITFTAFQDAGLGPNSISPYKGMISSTRDLSRSQPILTPYPRSTDVNQPYTGLIPAEMGKLMRSNETHLYFDQIDDYYKKTYFYAYNKHRVPRHTALMETGGQGSQAQGRLVHKWLDPSPYDYMLDVTIFPEQARTNVPVFTTSDQSRDPNFRTKASNGDFSGASSSTPVNGGAVQKYEVSGETLYVIYKINRPSYYYQAYGEDGIYATPGGYHEGYSGSQDIVAVTYDLHTGAYISHSNVSSNPMFIKTRSASDQFQLMPKGDNMIVFVRYDYNGAMDYIEYDRNGKVVTYGNLAFPTASFMYTYSYVNWMGNVVSDSTPQPYYCSYRPNIEREFYKDDSENVYFFAFNTCRQVSGDTNKDLNQYNHADTPVGLYVMKVNMETFAFTPLARTSGNSTNYPSQSPFSIPSENLGIMSLNSFTGDLFARTFRVDSTTLKGEFNERININTGSKSVWGIALKEAAHRFVPNFFMRTDAQYPSGRCTYTSSGSCDWFDWHHNEIIGESWNAAGTNRDYAIDKTFGQYIGDGQYLSIYGGNVGGNKASKKFMFLDVGTPQTNEIFNGIKLGQFVSDVDADHMQVTFSMTLRKPAASQTKLAGYSFRMLDPMNRYAVESDGNTVYLSRYVGGNLTVLRSAGYPFAANQAYSFRIKAVGSRIDVWLNGIPVFSDVQDTTFTSGKMGPFTDKPYVDFGGISSKAVSEDIQWLSNYVIWEEGTATAEVRYNNITFTDPENDPIAGSYQWNYMHTPKFLKHQGLSSLNGQTFSSERLTFDKVGLYAVTLRAKDDPFPAPQYKYPNMTFDSYRKNSNPFQQMITVHRRPIAQFTLSTGSGGIINWNDTSYDPDRYDPATHTFSSSDEGKIYTSNRGVFERKYWYAKPSGVYVEGKLTRPDEAGTYEVFLSVRDEYGAWSQPASQTMVSAGNVPQNAKPTATLTFPNGTNAAPSLLFTSKPQIQWNQYDTAGTVFQGYHVKVMHENGQIYTESGEAAQSTTSNSASWNVPIDLPVGVKLQVQVRVSDGEAWSEWSNIGWMRVNSPPTATLTYPNGANETTPNIINTRQPTLSWIQNDIDGQSLRSFRLQIIQRHSHGAETIVYDVTRAQNDPAGTKHFTVDSDLPNGVLLYAKVMVSDGFLWSNGSNIGWFRINFAPAVHLTFPTGTYAYPSIGGVLPLITWNQTDPDPDTSYSRYQVIIARENGTVLVDTGQILQNTRTGHGSYQVHHPLPSGIKVQVKVKIWDEYTESAWSPLGWMYTNRSPTGNLTFLTPIYEHDRPTFTVSQTDPDGDAMRVLVEASFNGGAYTQIAQWDDAASGARQTFTYGPLQQGNYTLRLSLDDRNGGTYSQIYTFAALPLHITGWVNHTPEWESYRQTWNAKYPQQQRGTGDFWAGEAFELSAQVTDTGVSTTKPQYLDVTLMETGENVLLASGDDIRFTGQLLNTDHARLLQNGEEYTFRFRVRWTNGLEQTTEVPISIVGSIYDVIVNQIRH; this is translated from the coding sequence ATGCCGAACGGAAAGATAATAGAAAGTGAAAAAATTGACAAAAACACAATCGAAATTTACGATGCAGGGCCTGTAGATGATTATGAAAATAGACCCAACCCCTTTTACTGGGGTAAATCCAAAAAAGAATTAGGCAAAGGTGATGTTAAAGTTCGCATGCATTTGTCTAATGACCTGAGACAAGCTAGTACACAAGAATTTTTTGATGGTGACTACTACATCAACCCCAGCTCCCTCGTCCCACCTTATGGTCATGACCGTAACTATCTGATGGGAGTGAGAACATTCTGGAAAGCGTTGACCTACACATACGAGGGATACGTTGAAATCGAGTATGATTTATCCAAACCTGATCTAGTGGCGCAAGATATAAAATCGCTTAACGGACAACCCGAAATCGGCGTTCCTGCCACCCTGCAGCTGACGATCGGATCCCAAGGTAAAGCTGTAAAACCGGACGACGCGTTTGTGGTCAAGGTGTTTCTCAGGAACGCAACGCAATTATACAGTCATACGTTTCGAGGGAGCGATTTTTCTGGCTCATTAACGATCTCCGACACGTTCATTTATACGTTCCCAAGCGTGCAGCCGCAAGAGTTTATACTACACGTGGACTATTACAACCAGATCGCTGAAGAAAACGAGAATAATAATAAAAAGAACGTTACCATTACGCCTGGCTTTGGAATCAAGGGCAAATTCAACCTTACCCCATCGACAATCAAATACAGGGAACCATTTACGCTAACTCCAAGGGATTTTGAAATTCCAGCCGGCTGTACCTATAACGGACATTATTACAAGATCGCACGTACGAATGGCGATTGGTGGATTACACCGAAGGTCATGGGGGAAATGACATCTTCTACTCACAGCTATCCAGCCTATAGAGATTACATACTTGTTGGTGAGAATAGGATAACTCTCAAAATCTCCACGAATTGCGGAGATACGGATTGGATCGATGAAAAGCCACTCAACGTGATTGAAGATCCGAATAACGAGCCTCCGGTGTTTACGGCAGGATGGTTCTATGACGGCGATCGGAGAAGTGTGCAACCGCCCCCGTATTTCGTAGTCGGGGATATGGTAAATGTCCGCATCATTAATGAACCGAATGCGACGCCACCAAGACCGTATGATCCGGATAATGATCCGATCTTTTATCAGTGGCATTTTTTTACGAATACGGATCCTTGGATTAAAAAAGTAGGGGAGATTTTGAGGGGGCAATACGGCAATGTTCTCAATGATGAACATTATGGGAGGATTCTTGCCGATGAAGCAGGTGAATTTTTCGTTCAAGTAACGGGTAGCGACGGCCGTGGTGGTGAAACGACGCGAAGTGCTTGGATGAGCGTATTGGAACCGAATCCGATTCCGGTCTGCAGCGTACCGGCAAAAGTGAAAGAAAACCGACCTGTACCCGTTGGATCTATTCATGCTAACAAGAGTTGGAGCCCTCCTAATCGCTCCATTGACCATGCCAAAGATGTGTGGACGAATAAGCTGGATAGATATCCGAATGGCACGCTCCAGGATGTCATCGCTACGGTCACTTTGGAGAAAGTTACGGACAGCTCCGGACTTGAATCAAAATCAACCAGTACATGCAGCATCCTGGTCCATCCAGACTTCCCGCCGATAGCAAAAATCCCGGTTCCAAGCGTTGGCATCAGGAATCAAAAGATTCATGTTCCAAATCAGTCATACTCTCCGGATGGAGATATTGTTGTTTTCATGTCGTACAAGTACAAATACGACAGCAATAACAACGGTTTTGCTGATGATACGTGGCAATTGCTAACGGGTAGCATGAACGGATTTGACTTTACGCCGATGAAGGTTGGAAGGTACTTATTTTACGCTTATGCTTGCGAAGATTACGGAAAATGTGGAGATACAAGGGAACAGCCGGAAGCGAGTCTTATGCTGGATGTTCTCAATGATGCTCCGGAAGTATCCTTTACAGTGGATGGGAAAAATCAACAGCCGGATTTGAATCCACCCCAGGCATTCCCGGCCAGTACGATTTTATCCCGATGGTCGTTGTTTCATGTCAACTCGAACCAGTCATTAAGTAACCGTTCCTATGCTTGGAGCATTAAGAATGGAGTTCTATCCGCAGGAGCAGGGAAGGGGATGGAAAAGCAGTACGAGTATTGGAACAGTCAAGCACAAAACAACTCGACTAGCGGACCGTATATTACTTTTACAGCGTTTCAAGATGCGGGGCTTGGGCCTAATAGTATATCTCCATATAAAGGGATGATATCTAGTACTAGGGACTTGTCGAGGTCACAGCCGATTCTTACACCTTATCCACGATCAACGGATGTTAACCAACCATATACTGGGTTAATTCCTGCTGAAATGGGTAAATTGATGCGATCAAATGAAACTCATTTGTATTTTGATCAGATCGATGATTATTATAAGAAAACTTACTTCTATGCTTACAATAAACATAGAGTTCCAAGGCATACGGCTCTAATGGAAACAGGTGGACAAGGAAGCCAAGCGCAAGGCCGGCTGGTTCATAAATGGCTTGATCCGAGTCCTTATGATTATATGTTGGATGTAACCATTTTCCCTGAACAGGCGCGTACTAATGTCCCTGTATTTACGACTTCCGATCAAAGCAGAGATCCAAACTTCCGTACAAAGGCGAGTAACGGTGATTTTAGCGGAGCATCTTCAAGTACTCCAGTTAATGGTGGAGCCGTGCAAAAGTACGAGGTTTCAGGGGAAACTCTCTATGTCATTTATAAAATCAATCGTCCTTCGTATTACTATCAAGCTTATGGGGAAGATGGCATTTATGCTACCCCAGGTGGGTATCATGAAGGTTATTCTGGATCTCAAGATATCGTGGCAGTAACGTATGATTTACATACGGGAGCGTATATATCGCACAGTAATGTGTCGAGTAACCCGATGTTTATCAAAACGAGAAGCGCTAGTGACCAGTTTCAGCTTATGCCTAAAGGCGATAATATGATCGTTTTCGTCCGATATGATTATAACGGCGCTATGGATTATATTGAATATGATAGAAACGGGAAAGTTGTTACCTATGGAAATCTAGCATTTCCTACCGCTTCTTTCATGTACACGTATTCATATGTGAATTGGATGGGCAATGTTGTTAGTGATTCAACTCCTCAGCCATATTATTGTTCTTATCGACCCAACATAGAGAGAGAATTTTATAAGGACGATAGTGAGAATGTTTACTTCTTTGCCTTTAATACGTGCAGACAAGTGAGTGGAGACACGAATAAAGATCTGAACCAATACAACCATGCAGATACGCCGGTTGGGTTGTATGTCATGAAGGTGAATATGGAGACATTCGCCTTTACTCCTCTTGCGAGAACAAGCGGAAACAGTACTAACTACCCTTCGCAATCTCCATTCTCCATACCGTCAGAAAATTTGGGGATCATGTCGCTTAATTCCTTTACGGGTGATTTGTTTGCACGCACGTTCCGTGTGGATTCAACAACGTTAAAGGGTGAATTTAATGAGCGCATAAACATCAACACCGGAAGTAAATCCGTTTGGGGTATTGCGCTTAAAGAAGCAGCCCACCGATTTGTCCCTAATTTCTTTATGCGTACAGATGCTCAGTATCCTTCGGGGCGATGCACGTACACATCTAGCGGAAGTTGTGATTGGTTCGATTGGCATCACAATGAAATCATCGGTGAATCCTGGAATGCCGCTGGAACAAATCGGGATTATGCTATAGACAAAACATTCGGCCAATACATCGGGGACGGTCAATACTTATCCATCTATGGTGGAAATGTCGGAGGGAACAAAGCATCAAAAAAGTTCATGTTTCTTGATGTAGGTACGCCACAAACAAATGAAATCTTTAATGGCATCAAACTTGGGCAGTTTGTCTCGGATGTCGACGCCGATCATATGCAAGTTACCTTTTCCATGACACTGAGGAAACCGGCTGCTAGTCAAACGAAACTGGCCGGGTATTCTTTCCGGATGCTTGATCCGATGAACCGGTATGCGGTGGAGTCAGATGGGAACACGGTCTATTTGAGCCGCTATGTCGGAGGTAATCTAACCGTGCTTCGCAGCGCGGGGTATCCATTTGCAGCGAATCAAGCATATAGCTTCCGTATTAAAGCAGTCGGCAGCCGCATAGACGTATGGCTCAACGGTATCCCTGTCTTTTCGGATGTACAGGACACTACCTTCACCAGTGGCAAAATGGGGCCGTTTACGGACAAGCCTTATGTAGATTTTGGAGGTATTTCAAGTAAGGCCGTCAGTGAGGATATCCAATGGCTATCCAATTATGTGATTTGGGAAGAAGGGACGGCTACCGCGGAAGTAAGGTACAACAATATTACCTTTACAGATCCGGAGAATGACCCTATAGCTGGATCATACCAATGGAATTATATGCATACACCTAAATTTTTGAAGCATCAGGGGCTTTCGTCTCTCAATGGACAAACCTTTTCATCAGAACGCTTGACCTTTGATAAGGTTGGTCTGTATGCAGTAACACTTCGGGCCAAAGACGACCCATTCCCGGCACCGCAGTATAAATATCCAAATATGACATTTGATTCATATCGGAAAAACTCAAATCCATTCCAGCAGATGATCACGGTTCACCGCAGGCCCATTGCACAATTTACGCTTTCAACGGGTTCTGGCGGCATAATCAACTGGAATGATACAAGTTATGACCCGGATCGTTACGATCCGGCGACCCATACGTTTTCTTCTTCAGATGAAGGAAAGATATACACCAGCAATCGTGGCGTCTTTGAACGAAAATATTGGTACGCTAAACCATCAGGAGTGTACGTCGAAGGGAAATTGACGAGGCCCGACGAAGCTGGAACCTATGAAGTGTTCTTGTCCGTGCGCGATGAATATGGGGCGTGGTCCCAACCGGCAAGTCAGACCATGGTTTCAGCCGGTAATGTCCCGCAAAATGCTAAGCCAACAGCGACACTAACCTTTCCGAACGGAACGAATGCGGCTCCAAGTCTTTTATTTACAAGCAAGCCGCAAATCCAATGGAATCAGTACGATACCGCAGGGACCGTGTTCCAGGGATATCACGTAAAGGTGATGCATGAAAACGGACAAATCTATACGGAAAGCGGAGAAGCAGCGCAATCGACAACCAGCAATTCGGCATCATGGAACGTACCCATTGATCTGCCGGTTGGAGTGAAGCTTCAAGTACAAGTTCGCGTCAGTGACGGAGAAGCTTGGTCCGAATGGTCAAACATCGGTTGGATGCGGGTGAACAGTCCGCCCACAGCAACGCTCACGTATCCCAATGGCGCGAATGAAACGACACCGAACATCATCAATACGCGTCAGCCAACCCTGTCTTGGATTCAAAATGATATTGACGGTCAGAGTTTGCGAAGTTTCAGGCTGCAGATCATTCAACGTCATTCACATGGTGCGGAAACGATCGTTTACGATGTGACGAGAGCACAGAACGATCCAGCAGGAACGAAGCATTTTACGGTGGATAGCGACTTGCCTAATGGTGTTCTTCTGTATGCGAAAGTTATGGTTTCCGATGGATTCCTATGGTCCAATGGGTCGAATATCGGATGGTTCCGGATTAACTTTGCGCCGGCAGTTCACTTAACGTTCCCTACGGGGACTTATGCGTATCCATCCATAGGCGGTGTGCTGCCGCTTATTACTTGGAACCAGACAGATCCGGATCCGGATACGAGCTACTCAAGGTATCAAGTGATTATTGCAAGAGAAAATGGAACGGTTCTTGTAGATACGGGACAAATATTGCAAAACACAAGAACTGGTCATGGAAGCTATCAAGTACATCATCCCCTGCCTTCTGGTATTAAAGTTCAAGTTAAGGTGAAGATATGGGACGAGTATACGGAATCGGCCTGGTCTCCCTTAGGGTGGATGTACACCAACCGTTCGCCTACAGGCAACCTTACATTCCTCACACCAATCTATGAACATGATAGGCCAACATTCACGGTTAGCCAGACGGACCCGGACGGGGATGCCATGAGGGTTCTCGTCGAGGCAAGCTTTAACGGTGGGGCTTATACTCAAATCGCGCAATGGGATGATGCGGCTTCCGGCGCAAGGCAAACCTTCACTTATGGACCGCTTCAACAAGGGAATTACACGCTTCGCTTATCCCTTGACGATCGCAACGGCGGAACCTACTCGCAAATATACACATTTGCCGCACTTCCTTTGCATATTACGGGATGGGTAAACCATACGCCGGAGTGGGAAAGTTACCGCCAGACTTGGAACGCAAAATATCCGCAGCAGCAGAGGGGGACCGGGGATTTTTGGGCCGGAGAAGCGTTTGAACTGTCCGCTCAGGTAACGGATACCGGAGTCAGCACGACGAAGCCCCAGTACCTGGATGTAACGCTCATGGAAACGGGAGAGAATGTTCTTCTTGCTTCGGGTGACGACATTCGATTCACGGGCCAATTGCTGAATACAGACCACGCTCGACTGCTGCAGAACGGAGAGGAGTACACTTTCCGGTTCAGAGTCCGTTGGACGAACGGTTTGGAGCAAACAACGGAGGTGCCAATAAGCATCGTTGGAAGCATATACGACGTTATAGTGAACCAAATCCGGCACTAA
- a CDS encoding ATPase → MLRLGQKVYIVGDSFEQNLPIDEYGYIIAYDRNADNVFDYVVRVPKANKHYFVPGADVELEEVLLQQEVDRVEREALIDYALATKNEELFRRVMNGDSEEPVAETNKDVQTSEDFIKQIHLKAWI, encoded by the coding sequence ATGCTGCGGTTAGGACAAAAAGTATATATTGTCGGGGACAGTTTCGAACAAAATTTGCCGATCGATGAATATGGCTATATCATTGCGTATGACCGCAATGCAGATAATGTATTCGATTATGTGGTGCGTGTGCCTAAGGCGAACAAGCATTATTTTGTACCTGGAGCGGATGTCGAGCTGGAGGAAGTGCTTCTGCAGCAGGAGGTCGACCGGGTGGAGCGGGAGGCGCTGATCGATTATGCGCTTGCCACGAAGAATGAAGAGCTGTTCCGCCGCGTTATGAATGGCGATTCGGAGGAGCCTGTCGCCGAGACGAACAAGGACGTGCAGACGAGCGAAGACTTTATTAAACAAATCCATTTGAAAGCGTGGATTTAA
- a CDS encoding EAL domain-containing protein gives MSCSGCSRVAPIQDQGWLLVQSTEPSIAEKLQETSTSLMIMQEKKDLRLSFRYDSKEQLLESLSALQAAISEKEQELVKLRITESERPQDTAELSDAVSFKQFFARMKHQDVVRIILDGQFTSHMQPIFETATGKIFGYEFLLRASEDGPLFKPFDLFTVAQQTGLHSFLDRSARISAIQTSAQYLPTGYKRFVNFLPSSIYNPNYCLTHTFAAIERLSLDPQDFVFEVVETEKIADITHLQNIFAVYRQHGVKVALDDVGSGFATLGVLSALRPDYVKIDRGLTDHCDEDVEKQQKIHEIIRRAGSFGGVVLAEGMERSEEWEYCKASGIQLAQGYLLGKPSPRPLPDMEN, from the coding sequence ATGAGTTGTTCTGGGTGCAGCCGGGTAGCTCCGATACAGGATCAAGGATGGTTGCTCGTTCAATCAACTGAACCTTCGATTGCGGAAAAGCTGCAGGAAACAAGCACATCGTTAATGATCATGCAAGAGAAAAAGGATTTAAGACTCTCCTTTCGCTACGATTCCAAAGAACAGCTGCTCGAATCTCTAAGCGCACTGCAAGCCGCTATCAGCGAAAAAGAGCAGGAGCTTGTAAAACTCCGCATTACCGAATCAGAGCGTCCACAAGATACAGCCGAGCTTTCGGACGCCGTCTCCTTCAAGCAATTTTTCGCACGGATGAAGCATCAGGATGTGGTTCGCATCATATTAGACGGACAGTTCACCAGCCATATGCAGCCGATTTTCGAGACGGCAACAGGAAAGATATTCGGTTATGAGTTTTTGCTGCGGGCCTCGGAAGACGGCCCTTTATTTAAACCTTTCGACCTGTTTACCGTCGCCCAGCAAACAGGTCTTCACTCGTTTCTCGACCGATCCGCACGAATCTCGGCCATTCAGACAAGCGCTCAGTATCTTCCCACCGGGTATAAGCGTTTCGTTAATTTTTTACCTTCATCCATTTATAATCCGAACTACTGCCTGACCCATACCTTCGCGGCGATCGAGCGCTTGTCGCTGGATCCGCAGGATTTTGTGTTTGAGGTGGTAGAGACCGAGAAAATTGCAGATATCACACACCTGCAAAATATTTTTGCCGTCTACCGTCAGCATGGGGTAAAGGTAGCGCTCGACGACGTAGGCTCCGGCTTTGCTACCTTGGGTGTCCTGTCGGCGCTTAGGCCAGATTATGTGAAAATCGACCGCGGGTTAACTGATCACTGTGATGAAGATGTCGAGAAGCAGCAAAAAATTCATGAAATCATCCGCCGAGCCGGCTCCTTCGGGGGCGTTGTACTGGCTGAGGGGATGGAACGCTCGGAGGAATGGGAGTATTGCAAGGCTTCTGGCATCCAGCTTGCCCAAGGCTATTTGCTTGGTAAACCTTCCCCCAGGCCGCTTCCGGATATGGAGAATTAA
- the gatC gene encoding Asp-tRNA(Asn)/Glu-tRNA(Gln) amidotransferase subunit GatC, with translation MSITIKDVEHVAALARLELGDQEKERFTEQLNAILKYAEQLDQLDTDGVEPTSHAMPLVNVMREDAVKPSLPIEKVLLNAPDEEDGHIKVPAVLE, from the coding sequence ATGAGTATCACAATCAAGGATGTGGAGCACGTAGCCGCATTGGCCAGACTTGAACTTGGGGATCAGGAGAAGGAGCGGTTCACCGAGCAATTGAATGCCATATTAAAATATGCAGAGCAGTTGGATCAACTGGATACAGACGGTGTCGAGCCGACTAGCCATGCGATGCCGCTCGTAAACGTCATGCGCGAGGATGCCGTTAAGCCGTCTTTGCCGATCGAGAAGGTTCTGCTGAACGCGCCGGATGAAGAAGACGGACATATCAAGGTGCCGGCGGTATTGGAATAA
- the gatA gene encoding Asp-tRNA(Asn)/Glu-tRNA(Gln) amidotransferase subunit GatA codes for MSLLNLRLQELHNKLHAKEITVSDLVDESYKRIAAVDGKVKAFLKLDEDSARKAAKALDEQSGEGHPRGLLFGLPIGVKDNIVTEGVTTTCASQFLSNYNPIYDATVVSKLKEAEAVSVGKLNMDEFAMGGSGENSSFYPTHNPWNLEHVPGGSSSGSAAAVAAGEVYFSLGSDTGGSIRQPAAYCGIVGMKPTYGLVSRYGLVAFASSLDQIGPLTKNVEDSAYLLQAIAGHDPKDSTSLNTDIPDYIGSLTGDVQGLRIAVPKEYLGQGIDPKVKDAVLTALKVFEGLGAVVEEVSLPHSEYAVAAYYLLASSEASSNLARFDGVRYGIRGENPKNLLDVYLKSRSEGFGNEVKRRIMLGTYALSSGYYDAYYLKAQKVRTLIKRDFDQVFEKYDVVIGPTAPTTAFRIGSQTDNPLTMYLNDILTIPVNLAGIPAISIPCGFSDGLPVGLQIIGKALDESTILRVAHAYEQHTDFHKQRPQL; via the coding sequence TTGTCTTTGCTTAATTTACGTCTTCAAGAATTACATAACAAGCTTCATGCCAAAGAAATCACCGTCTCCGATCTGGTGGACGAATCGTATAAACGAATTGCTGCAGTTGACGGCAAGGTGAAAGCTTTTCTTAAGCTGGATGAAGATAGCGCGCGGAAGGCGGCTAAAGCTTTGGACGAGCAATCCGGAGAGGGGCATCCCCGCGGACTGCTTTTCGGGTTGCCTATCGGTGTGAAAGACAACATTGTTACCGAAGGTGTAACGACGACTTGCGCGAGCCAATTTCTTAGCAATTACAATCCGATCTATGATGCAACCGTTGTGAGCAAGCTGAAGGAAGCAGAGGCCGTCTCTGTAGGCAAGCTGAACATGGACGAGTTTGCCATGGGAGGTTCGGGTGAGAATTCGAGCTTTTATCCAACGCACAACCCTTGGAACCTCGAACATGTTCCGGGGGGCTCCAGCAGCGGTTCCGCTGCGGCGGTAGCGGCGGGCGAGGTGTACTTTTCACTTGGCTCAGATACCGGGGGATCGATTCGTCAGCCGGCAGCATATTGCGGCATTGTTGGAATGAAGCCGACATACGGCCTGGTGTCTCGTTATGGTCTGGTGGCATTCGCCTCCTCCCTCGACCAAATTGGGCCGCTGACCAAGAACGTCGAGGACAGTGCTTACTTGCTTCAAGCGATTGCCGGTCATGACCCTAAGGACTCGACATCACTAAACACGGATATTCCAGATTATATTGGCTCCTTGACGGGAGACGTCCAGGGACTGCGCATCGCCGTGCCGAAGGAATACCTTGGTCAAGGGATTGATCCGAAGGTGAAGGATGCCGTGCTTACGGCATTGAAAGTGTTTGAAGGCTTGGGAGCCGTCGTCGAAGAAGTATCGCTGCCGCATTCAGAGTATGCCGTTGCCGCATATTATCTTTTGGCGTCCTCGGAAGCGTCCTCCAATCTGGCTCGTTTCGACGGAGTACGGTATGGTATACGCGGCGAAAATCCGAAGAACCTGCTGGACGTCTATCTTAAATCCCGCAGCGAAGGTTTCGGAAATGAAGTGAAGCGCCGAATCATGCTCGGCACCTATGCTTTAAGCTCCGGTTATTATGATGCATATTATTTGAAGGCGCAGAAAGTGCGCACTTTGATTAAACGCGATTTCGACCAAGTGTTTGAAAAATATGACGTGGTAATTGGGCCGACTGCTCCGACAACGGCTTTTCGGATCGGTTCGCAGACGGACAACCCGTTGACCATGTATTTGAACGATATCCTGACGATCCCCGTCAATCTGGCCGGCATTCCGGCGATCAGCATTCCTTGCGGGTTCTCGGACGGATTGCCGGTTGGTCTGCAAATCATCGGCAAAGCGCTCGATGAATCGACGATTCTGCGCGTAGCCCATGCTTACGAGCAGCACACCGACTTCCACAAGCAGCGTCCGCAGCTGTAA